In one Pygocentrus nattereri isolate fPygNat1 chromosome 21, fPygNat1.pri, whole genome shotgun sequence genomic region, the following are encoded:
- the nuf2 gene encoding kinetochore protein Nuf2 isoform X2, with the protein MENTFPVYKVDAIVQFFRTDVLTGQEAKHFAKSDITPNPKPEVIQRLYMRILQLLYGFRPECHYLAPLSENIQCPMLYECAIPVMSVYLSMCQFLPMCHVYDFSLNDLLNPKPKRTITILSGIQNFLHFRKQRLEIIAGHQQSFRAEMDKLQAYTRGIKEAEKKIEKLMIIPPEQQAEAKELAAALKEVNSATMQESQEVSAINEQVAECKTEIAERSQKLSQRKLEVATQKDEIAKLKSQIVESPEEVKNEMEKMKENIKNIKNSKELSDEMLVDLQIKVQCASQGESDIQVILKQLHDLQASMCKTNQQKEEVQSLAALSETLQKELKGLSNEEGQLKRALAMKLDKESKQQIRRQKKKELKDQHVQNIIGQYDKIHEKREEIVDRIKHINSETRQFKEKMQKLRDTCNQNSEKAQAIYDRLLTTLEQYHKRIENIVMEGTADMMKMKTVF; encoded by the exons ATGGAAAACACATTCCCAGTGTACAAAGTAGATGCCATCGTGCAGTTTTTCCGCACTGATGTTTTGACGGGCCAGGAGGCAAAACACTTTGCTAAAAGTGATATCACTCCAAACCCAAAG CCAGAGGTTATACAGAGACTCTACATGAGAATATTGCAACTTCTCTATGGCTTCAGGCCTGAATGCCATTACCTG gctCCTCTGTCTGAAAACATCCAGTGCCCTATGTTGTATGAATGTGCCATACCAGTTATGAGTGTTTACTTATCCAT GTGCCAGTTTTTACCCATGTGCCATGTGTATGACTTCTCATTGAATGACCTGCTTAATCCGA AGCCAAAACGCACAATCACCATTTTGAGTGGCATCCAGAACTTTCTACATTTTAGGAAGCAGAGGCTGGAAATAATTGCAGGGCATCAGCAGAGTTTT CGTGCAGAAATGGATAAACTTCAGGCCTACACTAGAGGGATTAAGGAAGCTGAGAAGAAGATCGAGAAAttgat GATTATCCCACCTGAGCAGCAAGCAGAAGCAAAGGAACTGGCTGCAGCCCTAAAAGAAGTAAACAGCGCTACCATGCAAGAGTCTCAGGAAGTG AGCGCCATTAATGAACAGGTTGCAGAGTGCAAAACAGAAATTGCAGAAAGGTCACAGAAACTG AGCCAGAGGAAATTAGAAGTGGCCACCCAGAAGGATGAGATAGCAAAGCTCAAGTCCCAGATTGTAGAGTCCCCTGAAGAGGTCAAGAATGAAATGGAGAAGATGAAGGAGAACATAAAGAACATCAAGAACTCAAAG GAGCTGTCTGATGAGATGCTCGTGGACCTGCAAATCAAGGTGCAGTGCGCCAGCCAAGGAGAATCAGACATTCAGGTCATACTGAAGCAGCTACATGACCTGCAAGCAAGCATGTGCAAGACCAACCAGCAGAAGGAAGAG GTCCAGAGCCTGGCAGCTCTCTCTGAGACTCTGCAGAAGGAACTGAAGGGACTTAGCAATGAAGAGGGTCAGCTGAAGAGAGCACTGGCAATGAAATTGGACAAGGAGTCTAAGCAGCAGATTCGCCGTCAGAAGAAGAAAGAGCTGAAGGACCAGCATGTACAGAATATTATTGG GCAATATGACAAAATCCATGAAAAACGTGAGGAGATTGTAGATCGGATTAAACACATCAATTCGGAAACAAGACAGTTCAAGGAAAAGATGCAGAAGCTTCGTGATACCTGCAACCAGAACAGTGAAAAGGCCCAG GCCATCTATGATCGGCTACTTACCACACTGGAGCAGTACCACAAACGCATTGAAAACATTGTGATGGAGGGCACTGCTgacatgatgaaaatgaaaactgttttttaG
- the nuf2 gene encoding kinetochore protein Nuf2 isoform X1, translating into MVKKVSGCRVNCVLLLTKMADAHSERDGVTMENTFPVYKVDAIVQFFRTDVLTGQEAKHFAKSDITPNPKPEVIQRLYMRILQLLYGFRPECHYLAPLSENIQCPMLYECAIPVMSVYLSMCQFLPMCHVYDFSLNDLLNPKPKRTITILSGIQNFLHFRKQRLEIIAGHQQSFRAEMDKLQAYTRGIKEAEKKIEKLMIIPPEQQAEAKELAAALKEVNSATMQESQEVSAINEQVAECKTEIAERSQKLSQRKLEVATQKDEIAKLKSQIVESPEEVKNEMEKMKENIKNIKNSKELSDEMLVDLQIKVQCASQGESDIQVILKQLHDLQASMCKTNQQKEEVQSLAALSETLQKELKGLSNEEGQLKRALAMKLDKESKQQIRRQKKKELKDQHVQNIIGQYDKIHEKREEIVDRIKHINSETRQFKEKMQKLRDTCNQNSEKAQAIYDRLLTTLEQYHKRIENIVMEGTADMMKMKTVF; encoded by the exons GAGTTACAATGGAAAACACATTCCCAGTGTACAAAGTAGATGCCATCGTGCAGTTTTTCCGCACTGATGTTTTGACGGGCCAGGAGGCAAAACACTTTGCTAAAAGTGATATCACTCCAAACCCAAAG CCAGAGGTTATACAGAGACTCTACATGAGAATATTGCAACTTCTCTATGGCTTCAGGCCTGAATGCCATTACCTG gctCCTCTGTCTGAAAACATCCAGTGCCCTATGTTGTATGAATGTGCCATACCAGTTATGAGTGTTTACTTATCCAT GTGCCAGTTTTTACCCATGTGCCATGTGTATGACTTCTCATTGAATGACCTGCTTAATCCGA AGCCAAAACGCACAATCACCATTTTGAGTGGCATCCAGAACTTTCTACATTTTAGGAAGCAGAGGCTGGAAATAATTGCAGGGCATCAGCAGAGTTTT CGTGCAGAAATGGATAAACTTCAGGCCTACACTAGAGGGATTAAGGAAGCTGAGAAGAAGATCGAGAAAttgat GATTATCCCACCTGAGCAGCAAGCAGAAGCAAAGGAACTGGCTGCAGCCCTAAAAGAAGTAAACAGCGCTACCATGCAAGAGTCTCAGGAAGTG AGCGCCATTAATGAACAGGTTGCAGAGTGCAAAACAGAAATTGCAGAAAGGTCACAGAAACTG AGCCAGAGGAAATTAGAAGTGGCCACCCAGAAGGATGAGATAGCAAAGCTCAAGTCCCAGATTGTAGAGTCCCCTGAAGAGGTCAAGAATGAAATGGAGAAGATGAAGGAGAACATAAAGAACATCAAGAACTCAAAG GAGCTGTCTGATGAGATGCTCGTGGACCTGCAAATCAAGGTGCAGTGCGCCAGCCAAGGAGAATCAGACATTCAGGTCATACTGAAGCAGCTACATGACCTGCAAGCAAGCATGTGCAAGACCAACCAGCAGAAGGAAGAG GTCCAGAGCCTGGCAGCTCTCTCTGAGACTCTGCAGAAGGAACTGAAGGGACTTAGCAATGAAGAGGGTCAGCTGAAGAGAGCACTGGCAATGAAATTGGACAAGGAGTCTAAGCAGCAGATTCGCCGTCAGAAGAAGAAAGAGCTGAAGGACCAGCATGTACAGAATATTATTGG GCAATATGACAAAATCCATGAAAAACGTGAGGAGATTGTAGATCGGATTAAACACATCAATTCGGAAACAAGACAGTTCAAGGAAAAGATGCAGAAGCTTCGTGATACCTGCAACCAGAACAGTGAAAAGGCCCAG GCCATCTATGATCGGCTACTTACCACACTGGAGCAGTACCACAAACGCATTGAAAACATTGTGATGGAGGGCACTGCTgacatgatgaaaatgaaaactgttttttaG